The nucleotide sequence CGGTGGAGGTCCAGGCGGTGGGGGCCGGGGCGGTAAACCAGTCGGTGAAGTCCATCGCTATTGCCAGGGGGTACGTGGCGCCTAACGGCATAGACCTCGTATGCATACCGGCCTTTTCGAAGATCTCCATCGAAGATGAAGAGAGGACGGCCATCAAGTTTCAGCTTGAATCGCGTTGAGGCAAGGAGCTCTTTTTCGATGCCCGAGCATCCGGCCCGAGCCTTTGGGCCGGTTTTTTCATAAACTCATTTTACCCTCGGTCTGGAGGAGACGATATGGATCTGATAACCGCGCCAAAGGGAGTCCGGGACATCCTCCCGGACGAATCGTGGAAATGGGCTTACGTCCTGCGTGTCGTGCAGGATACGGCCCGCCGTTACGGCTATTCGGAGGTGCATCTGCCGGTCTTCGAGCATACGGAGCTCTTCTCGCGCGGCATTGGCGAGACCACCGACGTAGTGGAGAAGGAGATGTACACCTTCGTCGA is from Synergistaceae bacterium and encodes:
- a CDS encoding stage V sporulation protein S → MEVLRVSAKSQPKSVAGAIAAVLREKGAVEVQAVGAGAVNQSVKSIAIARGYVAPNGIDLVCIPAFSKISIEDEERTAIKFQLESR